In the Rhodothermaceae bacterium genome, ATCTTTGATTAGCGGTGGCTGGTTGCCCGTGAGAAAGTCTAAAAAGCCCATTATCTCAAACGGAAATGATTTTCGGTCCTGGTTTTATCCTTATAGAGACGATGTTCGTTAATATAGTCCCGTACACTTTCCAAGATCAAATAGCGCACCGATTTTTCTTCGAAAATCCTCTTGCGGATATATTCAGCACTCAAGGACATAACCGGGGCATCTGCAAACTCAACCCGCCCCGACAAATAGTCAGGCAAAGCTAAAGCCGTATACGTGACAGGATAATTCATCCGAGGATAAACCAATAGCTTCACTTCTTTGGCAATCTCCTCCGGCTGTGTCCAAGTGTCAAAATACGCTAGGCTGTCGCCCCCGAGAACCAAATTAAACTCCGCATCAGGATACCGCTTCCTGAGCGCACCCAGCATCCGTATGGTATAGGTCGGCGAATCAAGTGTTTTCTCTATGTCGGAAACCTGAAAAAATGAATGCTCTGCCACAGCAGCACGCACCATACCGAGCCTGTACTTGTATGGCGTGAGCTGAATCGTCGACTTATGAGGTGGAGCATAAGTGGGTACCCATAAAACCACATCCAAATTAAACTGTGACCGAATCGTCTCAGCAACAATGGAATGTGCGATATGCGGTGGATTGAAACTACCCCCGAAGATCCCCACCTTCATCGGATGCATACTATAAGGTTGCGCTATCCGCAATCAACTCATCCAGTCTCCCCTCTGCCAAGTCACCGAGTTCCCTTGCTTCATCCATAACCTCACTCTCGGGAAAGAGGTCCAGCAGCCTCTGGTAATGCGTGATTGCTTTCTGAAGCCGCTCAGGCTGGCGCGCTTCGATACTCTGTGCACTGAATTCTATGTAGCATCGCATTGCACCCAACAGGGCATCATCTGCCAGTGGGGTATCAGGAAATTTGTCAAAGACCACCTCATAAGACAAAGCTGCTGCCTGGTAAAGTCCTCGCCGCTCATAGAGCATTGCAGCATGGAACTGCTTGTCAGCCAATTTCTGCCGCAATTCCCCCACACGCTGAATGGCAACCCCCACGGAGTCATGATCTGAATAAAGCTGGATGTATAAGTTGAAGGCTTCCACACCTCTCCGTGTGTCCGTCTGATCCAGTTCAATTTGCGGAGACCTCTCAAAAAATGTCATCGCCCGCTCAAACTCGGCATCCGCGGCCCGTGGATCAGCTCTGTAAAGCTCCGAAAATCGCGTGTATTCGCTTGCCGCTAGAATGTAGTCCCTGTTCTTTCGGTATGAACGTGCAAGGTAGAGTTGTGCGTTAGCCGCCCACTCGTGGGTTCGTCCAAAATCGAATACGCCCTGAAAATACTGCGCCGCCCGACTGTAACGACCAGCCTCATAGTGAGCCAATCCCTTCTCGTATGCATCACTGGGCGAATCGTAGCTAAGACGACCAGATCCTGAACATCCCGCTAGTAGCAGGAAGGAGATAATCAAAACTTTTTTCATCGAGAAATGCGATAATTCAGTGTCGGCGAATCCGGTATCTTGAAACGTATCCCCTCCTGGGATCATTGCGTAGTTACCTGAATGAGCCCGGTTCTGTTCCTGCTAGTGAACAAGCTGTGGCCCAATGGGAGTATGCTCAAACAAATACAATGCCGTGTTATGTCGCTTCTCCCCGAATTGAATGCGCATCCGTACCCCCTCATAGGGTGGTGCATTCAGTAGATGATCTGCCAAGTCTCCCCCCCGGCCCAGGTTCTCCAGTAGCAACCCGGTTATATCATATCCTATGCAAGCAAGCTGATCCGGCTCAACACCTTCATGGGACTGCCGATATGCTCGGATAAACCTGCGTGCTTCCATCCTGGTATTCTGATAATCAACACCGACATAGAATACCCTCATCGCCGTTCCCAGCCTATCTATATTGAGGGAAAACCAAGGGGATGGCCCTAGTATGTAAGGGGTAAGCCCCGTCGATTGAATGCTGCTTACCCCGCTCTGGACAAGACGGGACGCCTCTCTTTGATTATCGTGATAAACGGAGAAGAAGATCCCTTCCGCAGCCGAGAGCGAATCACGTCCGATCAATTGTGACAGTCTGGACCAATCAAAAGACGATCCAACCTTATATGTGAAATTGGGAGTTAAGCCGCTTGCCGCCAACTCTTCTATGAATCCTTGTGCCATTTCCCGGCTCACATCATTTCCCACCTCTTCCACAATGCCAATGGCTTCCAAGCTCAGGTATTCTATCGCCTGACGCGCTATGGCCTGCCCTCGTTCAGACAACGTGGCATTCGCCTGAAAAACATAGCGCCGACCTTCTGTAAGTGTTTTATCCGTAGCCAATGGAGCAATCAGGACCGTTCCGTTTTGTTCTGTCACACGAGCAGCAGTGTGTACCTGCTCACTGAAAAGTGGCCCAATGATGACAGATACTCCCTCCTCCACCAGAGAACTTGCTGCGAAACGTGCACCTTCAGAAGTGTTTCCGGTGTCTCTAAAAATAATTTTCACCTTCTGCTCATTCCTCCGGTTGTAAGCATCAACAGCCAACTGAACTCCAGAAAATATTGAGCGTGTTATCGCCAGTTCACCGGAGGAAAGCGGCAAGGCTAAACCAAGTCGAATTGCATTATCATTCCACTGCGCATATTGTATATCCCGCCGAGCCACCGCAATCAGACGTGTAGCCTCCGCGAAATAGCGACTGTTGGGGTAGCGATCCCGGAACTCATCCATCAGTTGAATCGCTCGAAGATATTCACCCAGCCGGTGAAGCGACTTCCCTGCCATCAAGTACGCAGCGGTTGTTTTCTTTTGCACACGCTCCCGCTCATATACATCCCTGAATTGGACATAAGCACCCGAGTAGTCTCCTGATTCAAACGCATCCAACGCAGACTGAAATACCTGCTCTGTATCTGACACGCTGATTGGCTGAGCCTGCGCAACTGGCACCAATTCAGCTACGAACAGAGCAATCAAGATTCCTATCTGGAGAACTTTCATTTGAGACCTATTCCCATTCAATAGTGGCTGGAGGCTTCGAACTGATATCGTATGCCACACGGTTAATCCCTCTCACTTCATTCACAATCCGATTGGCCACATGCCCCAGAAACTCTAGGGGGAGCTTTGCCCAGTCCGCTGTCATCCCATCCTTACTGGTCACGGCTCTAAGTACGCAGACCTGCTCGTAGGTACGCTCATCCCCCATGACCCCCACGCTTTGAACGGGAAGCAAAACTGCAAAGGCTTGCCATACTGAAGTATAGTACCCCTGGGTATGCAGTTCTTCAATAAATATTCGATCTGCCTCCCGAACAAGCTCCAGTGTTTTATCACATACCTCACCAAGAATTCGAACAGCAAGCCCGGGGCCTGGGAATGGATGTCGACCAATCATCTCTTTTGGCAGTCCAAGCAATGTACCGATCTCGCGAACTTCGTCTTTGAATAACTCCCGAAAGGGCTCAAGGATCTCAAATGGATGATCTTCGGGTAATCCACCAACATTATGATGTGTCTTGATGGTCACACTCGGTCCCTTGAACGACACGCTTTCGATCACATCTGGATAAAGTGTTCCTTGTGCCAGGAATCTTGGTTTTGCCCCCAGTGCAAATGAGATCGCTGACGTAGCTTCTTCAAAGACATGTACAAACGTGTTCCCAATCACGACTCGCTTACGTTCGGGATCCGTAATTCCCTGCAGTTGCTTCAGAAAACGTTCACTGGCATCAATTGCTTCCAAGCGTATATGGAAATGATCTCGAAATGTCCGCTGTACACTCTCCCATTCACCATGTCGCAGTAGCCCGTTGTTGACAAAAATGCAGGTAAGTTGATCGCCGATCGCCTTGTGAATCAGGCAGGCGGCAACGGAAGAATCCACCCCTCCCGACAGCCCCAGAATCACATTGTCTTTCCCCACGACATCCCTGATCTCGGCAACCTTCTGCTCCAGGAAAGAAGCCGGCGACCAATCACCACGGCAGCCACAAATGTTGCGGACAAAATTCTCGAAAATATGACGACCACTCTCGGTGTGTACCACCTCGGGATGAAACTGCACACCGTAATGGGGGAGCGTCTCATGACGCAGAGCTGCAATGGGCGCACTTCTCGTATCTGCAATGATCTCATACCCCTTTGGAACATCTACGGGTAGATCCCCATGGCTCATCCAAACCTGTGAGCCATCTTTAACCCCTTCCAATAGATCATCATCCTGGAGGACATTGATCCGAGCACGTCCAAATTCCCGATGCTTTGCCGCCTGCACCCTCCCCCCGATCGAATGCACCATAACCTGTAACCCATAGCAAATCCCGAGCAAAGGCATTGGTGAGCCATCCTCCCGACGCAATTGAAGAAGCTCTGGGTCCAATTGGGGTGCTCCCTCTTGGTAGACCGAACTCGGCCCCCCGGAAAGAACAATCCCCTGCACGCCAGCTAGCTGCTTTAACTGCTGAATCGAAGTCGTGCAGGGAAGAATCTCCGAGAATACCCCGGCCTCGCGTATACGCCGCGCAATCAGTTGGGTGTATTGTGCCCCAAAATCAAGAACAATGATTCGCTCATTCATGCAAACTGAAGAGCTTATGCCACATGATCAGCATACTCTTGGGCAGACAATAGAGATTCGATCTGGGTAGGATCAGATAGGCTGACTTCAATGATCCAACCCTCACCGAACGGATCACTGTTTACAAGCTCTGGATTCGTTTCAAGTTCTGCGTTATGCTGATTGATGGTCCCGCTTACAGGAAGGAAGAGATCCGATACTGCCTTGACCGCTTCTACGGAGCCGAATACATCCCCCTGCTCCAACGTCTCTCCTTCAGGTTCCAACTCTATAAATACAATATCCCCAAGCTCTCCCTGTGCAAAATCTGTAATCCCAATCGTTACGCTCACCCCGTCTGAATGTACGCGGACCCACTCATGTTCTGCGGTATATTTCAACTCTTCAGGAAGTTTCATCAATGAATTATGTCAGTGTGGCTGTTGTAGCATCTGATTCTCCACGAAATGTGTATCAATTTCGCCAGAGAGGAATGCGGGATGCTGTAACAATTCTTTGTGAAATGGGATCGTCGTAGCTACTCCCTCCAGAATGAATTCGTCCAAAGCACGCTGCATCCGCCGGATCGCCCATTCTCTGGTGGGCGCATACGTAACGAGCTTGGCAATCATGGAATCGTAATGGGACGGAATAACATATCCGGCATACACATGAGTGTCAATCCGGACCCCCGGGCCTCCGGGAGCATGGAACTGTTCAATCCTGCCTGGGCAGGGGCAGAAATTTTTATCGGGATCCTCTGCATTAATTCGGCACTCAATCGCGTGCCCTTTGATTGAAAAATCAGATTTATAGAGACTTTCTCCCATTGCTACACGGATCTGTTGTTGGATCAGATCAAACCCCGTGACTTCTTCCGTGACCGGATGCTCGACCTGAATCCGCGTATTCATTTCCATGAAGTAAAACTCACCGCTTGAATCGAGCAGAAATTCAACCGTACCTGCGCCTTCGTAATTCACCGATTCTGCACCCGCGATTGCTGCAGCTCCCATTCGGGCACGTAAATCCTCATCTACGGCAATGGAGGGAGCTTCCTCCAGCAATTTTTGGTGACGTCTCTGGATTGAGCATTCCCTTTCTCCATAGTGCAGTGCATTCCCCTTTCCATCCCCCATGACCTGAAGTTCGATGTGCCGCGGATTCTGGATCAGCTTTTCGATGTAGATATCAGAATTCCCGAATGCTCCTTCCGCTTCCGCCTGTGCAGACTGAAAATGAAGCTTAAAATCGTCACCATCCATCACGGCACGCATCCCGCGGCCGCCACCCCCTGCGCTGGCCTTGATCATGACCGGGTATCCAATGGAATCTGCAAACTGTTTTCCTTCTTCCAGAGACGATACGACCCCGTCCGAGCCTGGGACTACCGGAACCCCTGCAGCACGCATCTGGTCTCTGGCACGACTCTTATCCCCCATGATCGCAATCGTCTCCGGGGAAGGGCCAATGAATTTTATATCATGATCCGCACAGATCGCGCTGAACAATGCGTTTTCAGATAAAAACCCATATCCCGGATGGATCGCATCTGCCCCTGTAACCTCTGCAGCTGCCATAATTCGATCCGGTTTGAGATAGCTCTCCGTGGATACTGCCGGTCCGATACACACCGCTTCATCTGCATAACGAACATGCAATGCATCTTCGTCTGCTTTGGAGTAGACTGCTACGGATTCTAATCCCATCTCTTTACAGGCACGGATCACCCTTAAAGCGATTTCTCCCCTGTTCGCAATCAGAATTTTCTTCATACGAAGATCCAAA is a window encoding:
- the nadD gene encoding nicotinate (nicotinamide) nucleotide adenylyltransferase, with the translated sequence MHPMKVGIFGGSFNPPHIAHSIVAETIRSQFNLDVVLWVPTYAPPHKSTIQLTPYKYRLGMVRAAVAEHSFFQVSDIEKTLDSPTYTIRMLGALRKRYPDAEFNLVLGGDSLAYFDTWTQPEEIAKEVKLLVYPRMNYPVTYTALALPDYLSGRVEFADAPVMSLSAEYIRKRIFEEKSVRYLILESVRDYINEHRLYKDKTRTENHFRLR
- the bamD gene encoding outer membrane protein assembly factor BamD, whose translation is MKKVLIISFLLLAGCSGSGRLSYDSPSDAYEKGLAHYEAGRYSRAAQYFQGVFDFGRTHEWAANAQLYLARSYRKNRDYILAASEYTRFSELYRADPRAADAEFERAMTFFERSPQIELDQTDTRRGVEAFNLYIQLYSDHDSVGVAIQRVGELRQKLADKQFHAAMLYERRGLYQAAALSYEVVFDKFPDTPLADDALLGAMRCYIEFSAQSIEARQPERLQKAITHYQRLLDLFPESEVMDEARELGDLAEGRLDELIADSATL
- a CDS encoding ABC transporter substrate-binding protein → MKVLQIGILIALFVAELVPVAQAQPISVSDTEQVFQSALDAFESGDYSGAYVQFRDVYERERVQKKTTAAYLMAGKSLHRLGEYLRAIQLMDEFRDRYPNSRYFAEATRLIAVARRDIQYAQWNDNAIRLGLALPLSSGELAITRSIFSGVQLAVDAYNRRNEQKVKIIFRDTGNTSEGARFAASSLVEEGVSVIIGPLFSEQVHTAARVTEQNGTVLIAPLATDKTLTEGRRYVFQANATLSERGQAIARQAIEYLSLEAIGIVEEVGNDVSREMAQGFIEELAASGLTPNFTYKVGSSFDWSRLSQLIGRDSLSAAEGIFFSVYHDNQREASRLVQSGVSSIQSTGLTPYILGPSPWFSLNIDRLGTAMRVFYVGVDYQNTRMEARRFIRAYRQSHEGVEPDQLACIGYDITGLLLENLGRGGDLADHLLNAPPYEGVRMRIQFGEKRHNTALYLFEHTPIGPQLVH
- the guaA gene encoding glutamine-hydrolyzing GMP synthase, encoding MNERIIVLDFGAQYTQLIARRIREAGVFSEILPCTTSIQQLKQLAGVQGIVLSGGPSSVYQEGAPQLDPELLQLRREDGSPMPLLGICYGLQVMVHSIGGRVQAAKHREFGRARINVLQDDDLLEGVKDGSQVWMSHGDLPVDVPKGYEIIADTRSAPIAALRHETLPHYGVQFHPEVVHTESGRHIFENFVRNICGCRGDWSPASFLEQKVAEIRDVVGKDNVILGLSGGVDSSVAACLIHKAIGDQLTCIFVNNGLLRHGEWESVQRTFRDHFHIRLEAIDASERFLKQLQGITDPERKRVVIGNTFVHVFEEATSAISFALGAKPRFLAQGTLYPDVIESVSFKGPSVTIKTHHNVGGLPEDHPFEILEPFRELFKDEVREIGTLLGLPKEMIGRHPFPGPGLAVRILGEVCDKTLELVREADRIFIEELHTQGYYTSVWQAFAVLLPVQSVGVMGDERTYEQVCVLRAVTSKDGMTADWAKLPLEFLGHVANRIVNEVRGINRVAYDISSKPPATIEWE
- the gcvH gene encoding glycine cleavage system protein GcvH: MKLPEELKYTAEHEWVRVHSDGVSVTIGITDFAQGELGDIVFIELEPEGETLEQGDVFGSVEAVKAVSDLFLPVSGTINQHNAELETNPELVNSDPFGEGWIIEVSLSDPTQIESLLSAQEYADHVA
- the accC gene encoding acetyl-CoA carboxylase biotin carboxylase subunit, with the protein product MKKILIANRGEIALRVIRACKEMGLESVAVYSKADEDALHVRYADEAVCIGPAVSTESYLKPDRIMAAAEVTGADAIHPGYGFLSENALFSAICADHDIKFIGPSPETIAIMGDKSRARDQMRAAGVPVVPGSDGVVSSLEEGKQFADSIGYPVMIKASAGGGGRGMRAVMDGDDFKLHFQSAQAEAEGAFGNSDIYIEKLIQNPRHIELQVMGDGKGNALHYGERECSIQRRHQKLLEEAPSIAVDEDLRARMGAAAIAGAESVNYEGAGTVEFLLDSSGEFYFMEMNTRIQVEHPVTEEVTGFDLIQQQIRVAMGESLYKSDFSIKGHAIECRINAEDPDKNFCPCPGRIEQFHAPGGPGVRIDTHVYAGYVIPSHYDSMIAKLVTYAPTREWAIRRMQRALDEFILEGVATTIPFHKELLQHPAFLSGEIDTHFVENQMLQQPH